Proteins from a genomic interval of Zingiber officinale cultivar Zhangliang chromosome 1B, Zo_v1.1, whole genome shotgun sequence:
- the LOC121981426 gene encoding cancer-related nucleoside-triphosphatase homolog — MAATPSASKCFLVTGPPGVGKTTLITRVFEALRASHPQITIQGFYTREVREGSDRVGFEVVTLDGMRGPLASSKISSTESLRWPTVGKYKVDVESFESLALPQMQVKGGTNLFIIDEVGKMELYSSSFFPAVLRILDSNVPFLASIPIPKFGRDIPGVARLRNHPGATIFTLDPGNRDAMKDRIYSQIVGLLQN; from the exons ATGGCGGCTACTCCTTCCGCCAGCAAATGCTTCCTTGTCACCGGTCCTCCC GGCGTGGGGAAGACGACCTTGATAACGCGGGTTTTTGAAGCTCTGCGAGCTTCCCATCCTCAGATCACAATACAGGGATTCTATACTC GCGAGGTGAGAGAGGGCTCCGACCGGGTCGGATTTGAAGTCGTCACCTTGGACGGGATGCGCGGCCCTCTGGCTTCCTCCAAGATCTCAAG CACAGAGTCCCTTAGATGGCCTACTGTTGGAAAATACAAAGTGGATGTTGAATCATTTGAGTCCTTAGCGTTGCCTCAAATGCAG GTCAAAGGAGGAACCAACCTCTTCATAATTGATGAAGTTGGCAAAATGGAGCTATATAGTTCTTCCTTTTTCCCTGCTGTTTTGAGAATTCTTGATTCCAACGTCCCTTTCTTGGCTTCGATACCCATACCCAAGTTCGGGCGAGACATTCCTGGAG TTGCAAGATTGAGGAATCATCCTGGAGCGACTATTTTCACATTGGATCCAGGAAATAGAGATGCCATGAAAGACAGGATATACTCTCAAATTGTTGGCCTTCTACAAAACTAA
- the LOC121970215 gene encoding putative ALA-interacting subunit 4, with protein MNPTGDSTPETDGATERRKKSKKPNYSRFTQQELPACKPLLTPTIVISTFILIGVLFIPIGLASLSASGNVVEIVYRYDIDCIPQQSQDDKLAFIQSSLTNKTCTTTFNVPKNMKAPVHIYYELDNFYQNHRRYVKSRNDKQLRSKAYELETTNCAPEATTPDGSPIVPCGLIAWSLFNDTYSFATQSKVIEVNKKNIAWQSDKDHKFGSDVYPKNFQQGGLIGGAKLNESIPLSEQEDLIVWMRTAALPQFRKLYGRIERDLAANEQISVTIENNYNTYSFEGEKRLVLSTTSWIGGKNGFLGVAYLTIGSLCIFLAVAFIVLYLLKPRTLGDPSYLSWNRNPDGH; from the exons ATGAACCCAACGGGGGATTCCACGCCTGAAACCGACGGGGCGACCGAACGgaggaagaagtccaagaaacccaatt ATTCACGATTTACACAACAGGAGCTTCCTGCTTGCAAACCTCTATTAACCCCGACAATT GTAATATCGACATTTATTCTCATTGGCGTTCTCTTCATCCCAATTGGACTCGCTTCTTTGTCTGCATCGGGAAAT GTGGTTGAAATAGTTTATAGATATGACATAGACTGCATCCCACAGCAGTCACAGGATGACAAACTTGCATTCATCCAAAGCAGTTTGACTAACAAAACTTGCACAACAACTTTTAAC GTGCCTAAAAATATGAAGGCTCCTGTTCATATTTACTATGAGCTTGACAACTTCTATCAGAATCATCGCAG GTATGTTAAGAGCCGAAATGATAAGCAACTAAGAAGCAAGGCATATGAGCTAGAGACAACTAATTGTGCACCTGAAGCCACAACTCCCGATGGGTCTCCTATTGTTCCATGTGGACTCATTGCTTGGAGCTTGTTCAATGACACATACTCATTTGCAACACAAAGCAAAGTCATCGAGGTGAACAAGAAAAACATCGCCTGGCAAAGTGACAAAGATCACAAATTTGGCAGTGATGTCTACCCTAAAAACTTCCAGCAGGGAGGTCTCATAGGAGGTGCCAAGCTCAATGAAAGCATACCT TTGAGCGAGCAAGAAGATCTCATTGTTTGGATGAGGACAGCTGCCTTGCCACAGTTTAGAAAACTCTATGGGAGAATTGAGAGAGACCTCGCAGCCAATGAACAAATCTCAGTGACAATAGAGAACAACTACAACACTTACAGTTTTGAAGGGGAGAAGAGGTTGGTACTTTCTACTACCTCATGGATAGGTGGGAAGAATGGTTTCCTTGGTGTTGCATATCTTACAATTGGCAGCCTCTGCATATTTCTTGCGGTAGCCTTCATAGTTCTTTATCTGCTCAAGCCCAG GACCCTTGGAGATCCATCGTACTTATCTTGGAACAGAAACCCAGATGGACATTAG
- the LOC121970222 gene encoding uncharacterized protein LOC121970222: MQAAVRRLALSSSQASSFSSSKRVSIGSSSALNQTSPTSQEKSSAASVPSISCKSQRGRRISKEERRALVESFVGKYRAQNAGIFPSVSKVQMEVGGSYYVIREMVQELEYNAKLASFNKVIRQPGKLEGSAQISDAAMSSAIVADEILKSSTMIKDEPSVVIEADALQIPPGEPVGCQTEISTIEENVLDEPSVVIEADASQIPPEEPVVCQTEISTIEEDVLDEPSVVIEADASQIPPGEPVGCQTEINTIDSSADVPDQKVVKHARSNTTLGTDMEDSQPIENIRSSNLGDSPRATNLWSNLRSLAEGIFSFWKKK, encoded by the exons ATGCAGGCAGCTGTGAGACGACTCGCCCTCTCTTCTTCCCAAgcctcctctttctcttcctcgAAAAGGG TTTCCATTGGCTCATCTAGTGCATTAAACCAGACAAGTCCCACTAGTCAGGAAAAATCATCTGCTGCATCAGTTCCTTCTATTTCCTGTAAATCACAAAGAGGAAGGAGGATATCTAAAGAAGAAAGGCGTGCTCTAGTGGAGTCTTTCGTTGGAAA GTATAGAGCCCAGAATGCTGGAATTTTTCCTTCTGTTTCGAAGGTCCAAATGGAGGTTGGTGGGTCTTATTATGTAATCCGAGAGATGGTTCAAGAATTGGAGTATAATGCTAAGTTGGCTTCTTTCAACAAAGTGATTAGGCAGCCAGGAAAATTAGAAGGCAGTGCTCAAATTTCAGATGCAGCAATGTCATCTGCGATTGTCGCAGATGAAATATTGAAATCAAGTACTATGATCAAA GACGAGCCATCAGTGGTTATTGAAGCAGATGCTTTGCAGATTCCTCCAGGAGAGCCTGTAGGCTGCCAAACAGAGATTAGCACTATTGAGGAAAATGTTCTG GATGAGCCATCAGTGGTTATTGAAGCAGATGCTTCGCAGATTCCTCCAGAAGAGCCTGTAGTCTGCCAAACAGAGATTAGCACTATTGAGGAGGATGTCCTG GACGAGCCATCAGTGGTTATTGAAGCAGATGCTTCGCAGATTCCTCCAGGAGAGCCTGTAGGCTGCCAAACAGAGATTAACACTATTGACTCTTCAGCAGACGTACCTGACCAAAAAGTAGTTAAACATGCAAGGTCCAATACAACTCTGGGGACAGATATGGAGGATTCACAACCTAT TGAAAACATCAGGAGTTCAAATCTTGGAGATTCACCAAGGGCAACAAACTTATGGAGCAACTTGAGATCATTGGCAGAAGGGATCTTTAGCTTTTGGAAGAAAAAGTAG